Sequence from the Ziziphus jujuba cultivar Dongzao chromosome 9, ASM3175591v1 genome:
aatatGGAACTTAAGTAATATTCCCGTGACGGTGAATAGATGTGAGGTAAAGGGCTTTCTTCATCTTTGGTTGTGTCTGTCATTAGTTTTTCAATCATCTCTTTTATGGGAAATTCGCCATCGCCATACTTATGCACTAGCTCTTTGAAATTGTCACGTAGTCGCTgagcctaaaaaaaaaagaaaaaagaaaaaagatgatcCAATATTGTTTTGCAAGATGAATGGAAAGCGTAACAGATATTCTACCAGCAAATTTATACAGAATTTTGCAAGTGTTGACAACATAACAAACACTACCACATAGACAGCTTAAATGCCTAACTTTTTCTCCCAAAATAACTTTTAGAGGTAAAACAAATTCAATTAAATGATAAAAGTGCGTGTCTCAGCTATCATCTTTGATGCACCTTAATTAACTACCAAATTAGAAGCACCTCTATAGGTaatgaaatgaaattgaaaagttTACCTCTGCATGTACATTGAGTAGTTATTTTTCGATGTACTTGAACCAGTTACGAAGTGTTGTTTACAAGATTATATGTATTTGTAAAGGGGAAAACATGTGTTCTCACCTTAGGCCAAGGAGAATCTAGCCTCGCATTTGTCAACACATGAATTCCAGGTAGAACATCAGCCACAAGCTTCTCACCTTCTTTTTGTCTATTGGTTGTATAAACCATGGTCTTCGCACATAGATCAGCTAAAATAAGGTTAAATCCGTTGTATTGATCTGCATCTTTCACAACTTCCTCAGCAAACTCCATAGGACTTTTTTTGCTCTGCAATCATCGAAAACTATAAGAATCAGCAAGGGCTTTTAAGATATTATTTCTAGTAAAAAGGAAGCCTTTAAAACTGAGAATTTTCATGTCTCAACACGCTACTAAAGCAAATGCGAAAACTTTATCACTTTGATTTTGTAAACAATGTTCAAAGAAGGCATTACAGAACCCATAGCCTTGGCAAACAAGTTATCCCCCTGTTTTCccataaaggaaaagaaagaagaagatttcCTCTCTCCAATTCCCTCCCTAACccagataaaaagaaaaagaaaataattataagaaaaCAGTAGCTACTAATAAACTGTTCTTTGATGACTGATGAATCAGTTAAAAGAACCAAGATAATAAAGGAGGAACTGCACATGAATCTGTGTGAGGATGAAACCACCCTTTTCCGATATAATTAAAGAGGTGGCTAACAATGGAACCATGATTAAGAAGTCAAGGTTTTAAATGACAAACTAATCTCGATCAGTCTAACGAAGCTACTAAATGACAAATTAGACTAATGAAGCTATTAAATGACAAATTACACATTATCTTTAGTAATTGATAGAATTCCTCTAGTAACTTCATTGTTAACTTGTATGGAAATTCAAGACCTTAGTTTACATAATATTCAGTGACAACTTAAGTGCATAAAAGTCCAGTGGAATCCAAACTCCCTTTACAGTAGCAAATTTTAGTCCCATGACTTGGATTCTGTGCCTGCGTTTCAAAGTTCCATTCTCATAGCCCTTGAAAGGCAAACCTATAGGAGAAAGCTATCAAAATTCCACCTtccatatattattttctttgacacTAAATTTCTGTACAAGCTAAATATTTTTCTAACTTATTAGACAATAACACAGTGGTCCATCTTCCATGTAGTTTCTTAACATAATTGGTAACTTTCTTGATGAGTCTCAAAGATTCTGAACATGCACACTAAATCATATGAGTAACATGCACTATAAAAATCTTCCATGTAGTTTCTTAGAAATTGCGGAATAGATAATATCACCAACTAAATTGATAACCCTATAATCAGTCAGGTGTTCCTAAGGCACAAAAACACTCCCAGAGGAAATTGTTTTAATGGtttcaaatcaatcaaaatccaaaaagccattcaagaaaaataaataaataagtgattGATTTTTGCatcaaagaaatcaaaatttacCTTCAAGAAAAGGACTGGGATGTCCCCTCTGGTCTTAGCTTGTGGAATCAACTGAACTTCCCTGACATTTGTGAGAAAAGCCAACCTACCATCTCTACTACAAGCTAACCAAGTCCCACCTGCCAAGCCATCTCTTCCCCCCAATATTTCCCCTCCGTCCCACCATGCCAGTGGCTCAGTCGGACTTCCAAATtgcaaaaccaaaaagaaaacgaaaacccgacaaagaaaaaaaaagaaaaaagaaaaaagaaaaaacgttaTTCATTTCCATTTAGACAGTACCCAAAAACCCAACTCACATCCATTTTCAGcgcaaaaaaagaaaacgtaaaaacaacaaaaacagagacagaaacaaaaacaaaaacaaaaagacccAGGAAAGAATCAAGCTCACCGGCTGTGATATTCGTCCCTGTTGAGCAAGAGAAGAAAAGGGTATACTGGGTGAGCCCGCCATAGAAACACTGCTATACACATTGAATCTCTGTCCAAATGGGTCGCACAAAATTCCCTAAGTCTCTATCATTTCTTTAGGTCTCCAAAATCCGTGATTAATTAATTGACTACTTTATAAAGAAGACGAACCAAATTTACCGAACTTGTTTGTCAGTTTTGCATTGGGGTTTCGGTCGGTCGGAGGGTCTAATATTTTGGGAGTTGGTGAGGAGGAGGTAACGTGGTCGAAGACGACAACTGGGTCAACCAGTGCAGTAATGCAAACCAACTGCCCACCCACAAGAAATCAAATATGGCCCCAACAAATCCATGTTCCAAGTGCCTTTCTCTGACCGTTGTTTTCAGAAATCACAGAGAATGTTTCCCATTGTTCTATGGGAATgttgataattttctttgttttttttttttttttaatcgttacaataatttataattaaatcaatattttgctttttgctttttttttttcattgtgaTTAAGAAATTGAATTACAGATAAAAACAGAATAATTAAAAACCTACCTGattatatttaattccattcaactttttttttttcttttgtaactattcaccaaaaacacttacaataatttaaatcttttatGCGTGCAATTAAAGCTAATTCACTTGGTTTTTTGCTAAGTGAACCCTTTTGTGTAAATTAAATGGTAAAATGTAAAAAGTTCCCTTATAGTTATTATTAGCTAATTACAATTAAACTTAGACAAATGGaagtaaaatgcaaaatataaggATTATTTCACATATGGATCTATTtggataaattttgttttttttgctgttgctttttatattatctaaaaatcttatataaataaataaataaaaaattgtcaaaTACTCTGATAATTTGATGTTAAACCTTAAAGGACATAGCAATAAGAgtcaaaaacaacattttaaaGGACATACCAATAAGAACGTTACCATTTTCAGCAAATTTTCAAATGGACAAATTTCTAAGAACTATCCAAAATAGAATTATGTTTGCAAATCCAACTAAATTATAGGTCATTCATTTTGCACTATCATACTAATTCCTTACACAATCGAAGATTTATTAGTGTTTGTGCTGGCTATTATCTTTAGATTAGTCAAAAAATTATGTGATCAAGCAATTTTAGAATATCTaaccataattttttcaaaaatcactttttacaatgtattttatttatcaatttaaaaaaatatatttatcatatttaatatatatctagatatatattttcatcactAATATActgatatattatttaaaagataaataaggtGGTAAACAAATTTCATAAAGTTAGCATTACTCAAAAATCTAACCCATAATTTGATTTCATTTCACTTCATCAGTGCAAAAACTTAAAGattttcagggaaaaaaaaaaaaaaaaggtacaaaaatataaaagaaacccACTAAACAATCAATCTCATTCTCACACCAAGCGTGATCTTTGCCCAATTTCTTGTTCCTGTCACTCTTTGTCGTTCATGCTGGGGAGGGTCCCATTGGCTCGCCTGTCAAAGTAACCGATGTTGCTGCTCAATTTGTCTGATTGCCTCAATGGCTATGTGCTTCCCTTGGCACCAAGACAATCGTGAAGCAAATCCACTGTTCACTGCCAATGGGTTTTTATATggctataatattttattttcctttacttatatatatatatatatatatatatatatatatatatatatatatatatatatagtaattttataGTGGTGTATGATCCGTATGCGGATTTTCAAAAtcgatatattttaaaaaaaacatcaattttactgtatatatatacagcatATATAGTAAAGCtgaaccaatattttttttttaaatcatcaacTTTAAATACAGTATGCATATAGATAAATGTACCGTGCAGATCGTATTCAAAATTAacgtattttaaaaaaaatattaattttactatatatgtatacacagtATACATAGTAAAGTtgaatcatttatttttttttttaaatatcaattttaaatgcGGTCTGGATACAGATGAATGCACcgtaaaatctatatatatatatatgttcattttATAGAAAACCAtgctagtttttatttttatttttagttttgataAAACTATGCTCTTACCGTGTGTGTGCATGTAAAACATACACGATGTCCATGTTATATTTTGGTAAGAGCAacatttataatgttttttacTAGGTcacttcaattatttatttttaaaaaatgttaaaattctttttcttttgagttttatttagaaaaagaagaagaagcaatcttgcagtcatattttattttcatttaaaacaaaaacatgtcTATTTGAATTAACCTTGTTATTAAGTCATTTTCAATCCTTGCATTGTGCTAGCCCTActctattatttaaataatcgaaatataaataaataaataaaacaaaaagtcagccaactaaaagtaagaaaataaaaaagaaaaaaaaaattcaaagcgaCCGTTTGAAAAACCAATCGGCAATTTTtgcaaattattcaaaaaagtaaaaaaaaaatatatatatatatatatatataagatttaattttaatgacaacaacaaacaaaagaaaaaagaaaaagaaaaagaaaacatagatttaaaagatgaaaaatctttgctcaaaaaaaaaaaaaaaaaaaaagatgaaaaatctTAAGATTTTCGAAGTGGGACGGAAAAATCGTACTTCTCAAGCTCCGAGATGCTGCCACGTAACTCGAATCAAgtagagacaaaaaaaaagaaaccgtgtcttttttttggtaa
This genomic interval carries:
- the LOC107427218 gene encoding uncharacterized protein LOC107427218 isoform X2 — translated: MCIAVFLWRAHPVYPFLLLLNRDEYHSRPTEPLAWWDGGEILGGRDGLAGGTWLACSRDGRLAFLTNVREVQLIPQAKTRGDIPVLFLKSKKSPMEFAEEVVKDADQYNGFNLILADLCAKTMVYTTNRQKEGEKLVADVLPGIHVLTNARLDSPWPKAQRLRDNFKELVHKYGDGEFPIKEMIEKLMTDTTKDEESPLPHIYSPSREYYLSSIFVDEETNPLAFSYA
- the LOC107427218 gene encoding uncharacterized protein LOC107427218 isoform X1 translates to MCIAVFLWRAHPVYPFLLLLNRDEYHSRPTEPLAWWDGGEILGGRDGLAGGTWLACSRDGRLAFLTNVREVQLIPQAKTRGDIPVLFLKSKKSPMEFAEEVVKDADQYNGFNLILADLCAKTMVYTTNRQKEGEKLVADVLPGIHVLTNARLDSPWPKAQRLRDNFKELVHKYGDGEFPIKEMIEKLMTDTTKDEESPLPHIYSPSREYYLSSIFVDEETNPLGHYGTRSTSAVSVKTNGEVSFYEKYLENEEWKEQTVIYRIEERN